One Serpentinicella alkaliphila DNA segment encodes these proteins:
- a CDS encoding MarR family winged helix-turn-helix transcriptional regulator, producing the protein MKNHSDSLGFLLNNAARLTKLDFSNRMDKLGITFPQFLVIKDIYNFQGKKEEGLTLAAIAERLNSNRPNMTGIIDRLEKQGLVSRTINNRDRRSQIITLTEKSYKLMEELHKMSNETTNKALIGFNEEEQKRVKEYLFKIINNLYRE; encoded by the coding sequence GTGAAAAATCATTCAGATAGTCTTGGGTTTCTTTTAAATAATGCAGCTAGGTTAACTAAACTAGATTTCAGTAATAGAATGGATAAGTTAGGCATTACTTTTCCACAATTTTTGGTAATAAAAGATATATATAATTTTCAAGGAAAAAAAGAAGAGGGACTAACTTTAGCTGCTATAGCTGAAAGACTTAATTCTAATCGACCTAACATGACAGGGATTATTGATAGGTTAGAAAAGCAGGGCTTAGTCAGTAGAACTATAAACAATAGGGATCGTAGGTCTCAAATAATTACTTTAACAGAAAAATCATATAAACTTATGGAAGAACTTCATAAGATGAGCAATGAAACTACAAATAAAGCACTAATAGGATTTAATGAAGAGGAACAGAAGAGAGTAAAGGAATACTTATTTAAAATAATAAATAATTTATATAGAGAGTGA
- a CDS encoding AAA family ATPase produces the protein MNNERFISVEEIMESYKTESYICSKSIATTLFLAYNLGKPILVEGPVGVGKTELAKTTAKYLGSDLIRLQCYEGLDESKALYEWKYGKQLLYTQILKDSLDKIINDAGNLTEAMDRLHQHEDVFFSPNFLEPRPLLKALQMENRSVLLIDEVDKADEEFEAFLLEILSDFQVSIPEIGTIGAKSRPFVFLTSNNTREISDALRRRCLHLYIPFPEAELESDIIQVKVPEITESLKTQLVSFIQQVRKLEIKKAPSIGETIDWAKVLLLLHIDKLNPEIVRETLSVILKFQEDVATLESKLEDITLKAVKETEV, from the coding sequence ATGAATAATGAAAGATTTATTTCTGTAGAAGAAATAATGGAGAGCTATAAAACAGAGAGCTATATTTGTAGTAAATCAATAGCTACTACGTTGTTTTTGGCATATAATCTAGGAAAACCAATATTAGTTGAAGGTCCAGTAGGTGTAGGTAAAACTGAACTTGCTAAAACAACTGCTAAATATTTAGGAAGTGATTTAATTAGACTTCAATGCTACGAAGGTCTAGATGAGTCAAAAGCTCTTTATGAGTGGAAATATGGTAAGCAATTATTATATACTCAAATCCTTAAGGATAGCTTAGATAAAATTATTAACGATGCTGGGAATTTAACAGAGGCTATGGATAGATTACATCAACATGAAGATGTATTCTTTTCACCAAATTTTCTTGAACCAAGACCTTTATTAAAAGCTCTTCAAATGGAGAATCGGTCAGTTCTACTTATTGATGAAGTTGACAAGGCTGATGAAGAGTTTGAGGCATTTCTTTTAGAAATACTTTCTGACTTCCAGGTTTCTATACCCGAAATAGGAACTATAGGAGCTAAGAGTCGACCATTTGTGTTTTTAACAAGTAATAATACAAGAGAAATTAGTGATGCATTAAGAAGGCGTTGTCTACATTTATATATTCCGTTCCCCGAAGCAGAGCTTGAGAGCGATATTATTCAGGTTAAAGTACCGGAAATTACAGAATCCCTTAAAACACAACTGGTATCATTTATTCAGCAAGTTAGGAAGCTAGAAATTAAGAAAGCACCATCTATTGGAGAAACCATTGATTGGGCAAAGGTTTTACTACTACTTCATATAGATAAGCTTAACCCTGAAATAGTTAGGGAGACTTTAAGTGTTATACTTAAGTTCCAAGAAGATGTTGCAACTTTAGAATCTAAGCTTGAGGATATTACTTTAAAGGCAGTAAAAGAAACTGAGGTGTAA
- a CDS encoding IS1634 family transposase: MKCYGNLEELEANDPDILQKLKDSAKLITKNQVNLTLNLSDSNDDMEIDKNYGYFFLERLYNELSLPQFFKSQMRKRKHVFDLNEVFQLLLYGRILKPASKKSTFENKDEYFESFKVTINSIYESLSLMKDIKEDLQQHLHEQVSQIHGRDTSLVFFDVTNYYFESDLENNLKKVGISKQKRTTPIVQMSLAIDRAGLPVGYDLFSGNTHDSTMLIPALKNMKNRYALERVILTADKALNSGKNLAFLVENNDGYIVSQKVRGASKTFIKEILKDEGYVYNSTKTFKIKSFFRERKTNNENGEEITLKEKVVSFWAAIMMLEKNTKEKN, from the coding sequence ATTAAATGCTATGGCAATCTTGAAGAATTAGAGGCTAATGATCCGGATATTCTACAAAAGCTAAAAGATTCTGCTAAATTGATAACTAAAAACCAAGTAAATCTAACATTGAACCTTAGTGATAGTAACGATGATATGGAAATTGATAAGAACTATGGCTACTTTTTTCTTGAAAGACTCTATAATGAGCTTAGTTTACCTCAGTTTTTTAAATCACAAATGCGTAAAAGAAAGCATGTTTTTGACTTGAATGAAGTTTTTCAATTGCTTCTATATGGAAGAATTCTGAAACCTGCTAGTAAAAAATCAACATTTGAAAATAAAGATGAGTATTTCGAATCTTTTAAAGTAACTATAAATTCTATTTACGAGTCTCTCTCTCTAATGAAGGATATTAAAGAAGACCTACAACAACATCTTCATGAACAAGTTTCACAGATCCACGGTAGAGATACTTCACTTGTTTTCTTTGATGTAACTAACTATTACTTTGAATCAGACTTAGAAAATAATCTTAAAAAAGTTGGTATCTCTAAACAAAAAAGAACAACGCCAATCGTACAAATGAGTCTAGCAATTGATAGAGCAGGCCTACCTGTTGGGTATGATCTTTTTTCTGGTAATACCCATGATAGTACAATGCTTATTCCTGCCTTAAAGAATATGAAAAATAGATATGCTCTTGAGAGAGTAATTCTAACAGCAGACAAAGCTCTAAATAGTGGTAAAAACCTAGCTTTTCTTGTAGAAAACAATGATGGTTACATAGTTTCACAAAAGGTAAGAGGTGCCTCTAAGACATTTATAAAAGAAATTCTTAAAGATGAAGGCTACGTTTATAACTCTACTAAAACTTTTAAGATTAAATCTTTCTTCAGGGAAAGAAAAACTAATAACGAAAATGGTGAGGAAATTACACTCAAAGAAAAAGTTGTATCTTTCTGGGCCGCGATTATGATGCTAGAGAAAAACACAAAAGAGAAAAATTAG
- a CDS encoding VWA domain-containing protein — protein sequence MEFILQSFFTILRESGVRISVGESIVAMNAIKLIGYSDRESFKHTLSTCLIKTIEEKEIFEKSFELFFSAHMFESQLDDYNEYSSDEIKEELSEISKNILDGDKAGLMTIVRKALQNVDFRDLKRITQQGLYIRKVMDQKGIRDLEQDIGMLAEYNFPGAGRMTMLLEKTKRELVEYIDSYVSQQYNLHNDFNDRVNEETRIRDTTFSKIDQKKASDMSRVIQILAKQLYALHSRRRKNYKRGTLDIRKTLRKNSSYQGYIFVPQYKYKKIQRPEIFVICDISNSVQNMSRFMLLFVYSLNKTLLKVRSFALCSNLTEVSHVFKHNSGEIAIDKIHRGEDIDISMGPTDYGQAFKDFKEQYLSTVKSTSTVIILGDARNNEGDPKSKLLKEIQDQCKTLIWLNPEVETMWGAGDSVMDEYRKYCDIAQECNSINHLHKTLDLILRS from the coding sequence ATGGAATTTATTCTTCAAAGCTTTTTTACGATCCTTAGAGAATCTGGTGTAAGAATATCAGTAGGAGAAAGTATAGTTGCAATGAATGCAATTAAGCTAATAGGCTATAGTGATCGGGAATCATTTAAGCACACACTTAGTACATGCTTAATTAAGACAATTGAAGAAAAAGAAATATTTGAAAAGTCATTTGAACTATTTTTTTCTGCTCATATGTTTGAATCTCAATTAGATGATTACAATGAATATAGCTCAGATGAAATTAAAGAAGAGTTGTCGGAAATATCTAAGAATATTTTAGATGGAGACAAAGCTGGCCTGATGACAATAGTAAGGAAGGCCTTGCAAAATGTTGATTTTAGGGATTTAAAGCGTATAACACAACAAGGCCTATATATTAGAAAAGTTATGGATCAAAAAGGTATTAGAGATTTGGAGCAAGATATAGGGATGCTAGCAGAATATAACTTCCCTGGAGCCGGAAGAATGACTATGCTTTTAGAAAAAACTAAAAGGGAATTAGTTGAGTACATAGATTCCTATGTATCACAACAATATAATCTTCATAACGATTTTAATGATAGGGTTAATGAGGAAACTAGAATAAGGGATACTACCTTCTCAAAGATAGATCAAAAGAAAGCTTCTGATATGAGTAGAGTTATTCAAATACTTGCTAAGCAACTGTATGCATTACATTCTAGAAGACGTAAAAACTATAAGCGTGGTACACTTGATATTCGAAAAACATTAAGAAAAAATAGTTCATATCAAGGTTATATCTTTGTTCCTCAATACAAATATAAAAAAATACAACGTCCTGAAATTTTTGTTATATGCGATATAAGTAATTCGGTTCAAAATATGTCTAGATTTATGTTATTGTTTGTATATAGCTTAAATAAAACTTTACTTAAAGTAAGATCCTTTGCCCTTTGTTCAAATTTGACTGAGGTTAGCCATGTTTTTAAACACAACTCAGGAGAAATTGCAATTGACAAAATCCATAGGGGAGAAGATATTGATATATCTATGGGACCTACTGATTATGGTCAGGCTTTCAAGGATTTTAAGGAGCAGTACTTAAGTACTGTGAAAAGTACAAGTACAGTAATTATATTAGGGGATGCTAGAAATAACGAGGGTGACCCTAAAAGTAAGCTCTTGAAAGAGATTCAAGATCAATGTAAAACATTAATTTGGTTAAACCCAGAGGTTGAAACTATGTGGGGTGCTGGGGATTCAGTAATGGATGAGTATAGAAAATATTGTGATATTGCTCAGGAATGCAATAGTATAAATCACTTACACAAGACCCTAGATTTAATATTAAGATCATAA
- a CDS encoding IS1634 family transposase encodes MQEYLENPSKYKASNRYGVKKYLKEIEIDTFTGEVEDKKTLLEFEAAKYERDVALDGYYALVTSELEMPDEEIIERYRGLWKIEESFKVLKSDLEGRPVYVRREDRIEGHFLICFVALLISRILENKLKNKYSIKRIQESLRNATCRFITNGIYSLNKQDEIYRDIEKLFGVSLNYRNIRIEQIRSYRKEIVHNIKK; translated from the coding sequence ATTCAAGAGTATCTTGAAAATCCTTCGAAATATAAAGCTTCTAATCGTTATGGTGTAAAAAAGTATTTAAAAGAAATAGAGATAGATACTTTTACAGGTGAAGTGGAAGATAAAAAAACGCTCTTAGAGTTTGAAGCTGCTAAGTACGAAAGAGATGTGGCCTTAGATGGGTATTATGCTCTTGTTACCAGTGAGCTTGAAATGCCTGATGAAGAAATAATTGAAAGGTATAGAGGTCTTTGGAAGATAGAAGAATCTTTTAAAGTTTTAAAGTCAGATTTAGAAGGTCGTCCTGTCTATGTTCGAAGAGAGGATAGAATAGAAGGACATTTTCTTATTTGTTTCGTAGCATTATTAATTTCGAGAATTTTAGAGAATAAACTCAAAAACAAATACTCTATTAAACGAATACAAGAGTCTCTTAGAAATGCGACGTGTAGATTTATTACCAATGGAATCTACTCACTTAATAAACAAGATGAAATTTATAGAGATATCGAAAAATTATTTGGTGTTTCTCTAAATTACAGAAATATAAGAATCGAGCAAATTCGTTCTTATAGGAAAGAAATAGTTCACAACATAAAAAAATAA
- a CDS encoding (S)-benzoin forming benzil reductase: protein MNYIIITGASKGLGEALTQKLIQKENHLICIARTKNNNLIDEAEKNGVKLDYFEYDLNNTTGVEELSNKIFTNIDKGNAKTISLINNAGVVDPIKLVDNVYTNEIQKSLNVNVVAPMILTSAFMRFTADLKIEKRVINISSAAGKSPYPGWGCYCTSKAALDMFTQCIGAEQAEVEFPTKALSFAPGVIDTEMQVQIRSSKQEDFPLINTFVGLKEKGRLLQPAYVADKVIELLFAEEFKNGSIVDIYKL, encoded by the coding sequence GTGAATTATATTATTATTACAGGAGCATCAAAAGGATTAGGTGAAGCATTAACACAAAAACTTATCCAAAAAGAAAATCATCTAATTTGTATTGCAAGAACAAAAAATAACAACCTAATTGATGAAGCTGAAAAAAATGGAGTAAAGTTAGATTATTTTGAGTATGACTTAAATAATACTACTGGTGTTGAAGAGTTATCTAACAAAATTTTTACTAACATTGATAAAGGAAATGCGAAAACTATCTCTTTAATTAATAATGCAGGAGTAGTAGATCCAATTAAACTTGTAGATAATGTTTACACAAATGAAATACAAAAAAGTCTTAATGTTAACGTAGTTGCACCAATGATTTTAACATCTGCATTTATGAGATTTACAGCAGATTTAAAAATTGAGAAAAGAGTAATTAATATTTCATCAGCAGCAGGAAAAAGTCCTTATCCAGGATGGGGATGCTATTGCACATCAAAAGCAGCATTAGATATGTTCACACAATGTATTGGAGCTGAGCAAGCAGAAGTAGAATTCCCAACTAAGGCTTTATCATTTGCTCCAGGGGTAATTGATACAGAGATGCAAGTACAAATTAGATCATCAAAACAAGAAGATTTCCCATTAATAAATACATTTGTTGGTTTAAAAGAAAAAGGACGTCTATTACAACCAGCTTATGTTGCAGATAAAGTAATCGAGCTTTTATTTGCTGAAGAATTTAAAAACGGAAGTATTGTAGATATTTATAAATTGTAA
- a CDS encoding alpha/beta hydrolase: protein MDNKTFIAYSIKGSRNKKNKRMNIDIKKILIILIGILLIVLNVVPFITMQKFINFHVKYNEIYRAEDYGLYSERVMLKTSDGINIFAHEVFTDNPKAVIIFLTGIHNPSVTAYFGHSKMLYDQGYASFLLDLRAHGESEGKVIGLGYKEHLDVRALVDYIKSNDKYLDVPIVIYGASMGGATAINSFGLMPEIHGLISVSAYSSWDDVFTEALINMNIPRVLAYLQKPFMKLHTTFKYGIGSARITPINQIKNVGDRPALIMHSTGDTEVQLSNYERLIKKAPSHVESWVREGDSHFVVQRDKLLTPYEDQDYSKQIINFLNKNF from the coding sequence ATGGATAATAAAACTTTTATAGCTTATAGTATTAAGGGGAGTAGAAATAAAAAAAATAAAAGAATGAATATAGATATAAAAAAAATCTTAATAATACTAATTGGAATTCTATTAATTGTATTAAATGTTGTTCCATTTATTACAATGCAGAAATTTATAAATTTTCATGTTAAATATAATGAAATATATAGAGCGGAAGATTATGGCTTATATTCAGAAAGGGTTATGCTAAAAACTTCGGATGGGATAAATATTTTTGCTCATGAGGTATTCACTGATAATCCAAAAGCAGTTATAATATTTTTGACGGGAATTCACAATCCATCAGTTACTGCTTATTTTGGACATTCAAAAATGCTATATGACCAAGGTTATGCCTCATTTCTACTAGATTTAAGGGCTCATGGAGAAAGTGAAGGAAAGGTGATTGGTTTAGGATATAAGGAACACTTAGATGTTAGGGCATTAGTAGACTACATAAAATCAAATGATAAGTATTTGGATGTTCCAATTGTAATTTATGGAGCATCAATGGGTGGCGCTACTGCAATAAACTCATTTGGATTAATGCCTGAAATTCATGGTTTAATAAGTGTATCAGCCTATTCATCATGGGATGATGTATTTACTGAAGCCTTAATAAATATGAATATACCAAGAGTTCTAGCATATCTACAAAAACCTTTTATGAAATTACATACAACCTTTAAATATGGAATAGGCTCCGCAAGAATTACACCAATAAATCAAATTAAAAATGTAGGTGATAGACCTGCTCTAATTATGCATTCAACTGGTGATACTGAGGTTCAACTTTCAAATTACGAAAGATTAATAAAAAAAGCTCCAAGTCATGTTGAAAGTTGGGTTAGAGAAGGAGACTCTCATTTTGTTGTTCAAAGGGACAAGCTGTTAACACCCTACGAGGACCAGGATTATTCAAAACAAATCATTAATTTTTTAAATAAAAATTTTTGA
- a CDS encoding GNAT family N-acetyltransferase → MMLKSDNLLITEISEEDSSEILEIYNSNKRFLVTHLDKSKLDQDWLIEELEKMRKMNYKTFKIIELSSNRVIGFIDLKLHEESYLSLLMIHNSYKSKGYGKEAYALLEEHFRNEKVRNVRIDVVYDYDNSVMQFWVDRGFNKVKNIQLQWDDQYLGAAMMKKAL, encoded by the coding sequence ATGATGCTAAAATCAGATAACTTGCTAATAACAGAGATTTCTGAAGAAGATAGTAGTGAAATATTAGAAATTTATAACTCTAATAAACGCTTTTTAGTTACTCATTTAGATAAAAGTAAACTAGACCAAGACTGGTTAATAGAAGAATTAGAAAAAATGAGGAAGATGAACTATAAGACATTTAAAATAATTGAACTGTCAAGTAATAGAGTTATTGGATTTATAGATTTAAAACTTCATGAAGAAAGTTATCTGTCTTTGCTCATGATACATAATAGCTATAAAAGTAAGGGATATGGTAAAGAGGCTTATGCTTTACTTGAAGAACATTTTCGTAATGAAAAGGTAAGGAATGTCAGAATTGACGTTGTATATGATTATGATAACAGCGTTATGCAGTTCTGGGTAGATAGAGGTTTTAATAAGGTTAAAAACATACAGCTACAATGGGATGATCAGTATTTAGGTGCTGCAATGATGAAAAAGGCCTTATAA
- a CDS encoding acyl-CoA dehydrogenase family protein, with protein sequence MYSALLEREDLRNLKIKILSFIERELALGENICVPTFFNRGTWDRLGKEGLLGLNISKKYGGIGRDHLSVVIAGQELVKNGISIGIAMSWMLHLCASHFLIEKHGSEVQKEQILTRLATGEITISFAYGEMGSGGRPSNFKTFVERFDDYYILNGRKDFLTNGPIADIFVVFPLTEIEDKRVLTAYIITKNTIGVKTLEPIDVRFLNPSPHCSIVFENCKVLSDNILGREGFAYEEIVKSWRAYEELYLTGLYIGGMERQISLFIDCYKNQNIQKEITIDVGELVSLVKALKVIAYDIALLIDKNSKTDIYPPLVSFGVLSHKFKQLYKEMVKETEIIESLELKYLTGSIENLLGIGQYLFNINKNKLGRSYVSNMK encoded by the coding sequence GAAAGAGAACTAGCTTTAGGCGAGAATATTTGTGTACCTACTTTCTTTAACAGAGGCACTTGGGACAGATTAGGTAAAGAAGGATTATTAGGATTAAATATTTCAAAGAAGTATGGGGGAATTGGGAGAGACCATCTATCTGTTGTCATTGCTGGACAAGAGTTAGTGAAGAATGGTATAAGCATAGGAATTGCCATGTCCTGGATGCTACATTTATGTGCATCTCATTTTTTAATAGAAAAACATGGTAGTGAAGTTCAAAAAGAGCAAATCTTAACAAGGTTAGCTACTGGTGAAATTACAATATCCTTTGCTTACGGTGAAATGGGTTCAGGCGGTAGGCCTTCGAATTTTAAAACCTTTGTTGAGAGATTCGATGATTATTATATATTAAATGGTAGGAAAGACTTTTTAACAAATGGGCCAATAGCAGATATATTTGTAGTTTTTCCATTAACGGAAATTGAGGATAAAAGAGTTTTAACTGCCTATATTATTACAAAGAATACTATAGGGGTTAAGACTTTAGAACCTATAGACGTGAGGTTTTTGAATCCATCTCCCCATTGTTCTATAGTATTTGAAAATTGCAAGGTGTTGAGTGATAACATACTAGGTAGAGAAGGTTTTGCATATGAGGAAATCGTTAAGTCCTGGAGAGCCTATGAAGAGTTATATTTAACTGGTCTTTACATAGGTGGTATGGAAAGGCAAATTTCACTTTTTATAGATTGTTATAAAAATCAAAATATACAAAAGGAAATAACAATCGATGTAGGAGAATTAGTTTCCTTAGTAAAAGCACTTAAGGTTATTGCTTATGATATTGCTTTATTAATAGATAAAAATTCTAAAACTGACATATATCCACCTTTAGTATCCTTTGGAGTACTCAGTCACAAATTCAAACAATTATATAAAGAAATGGTCAAAGAAACAGAAATAATTGAATCTTTAGAGCTTAAGTATTTGACTGGAAGTATCGAGAATCTTTTAGGAATAGGTCAATATCTTTTTAACATTAACAAAAACAAATTAGGTAGAAGTTATGTTTCTAACATGAAATAG
- a CDS encoding Type 1 glutamine amidotransferase-like domain-containing protein, producing MKKQIIAMSSGGFSMQPANSILDYYVLNQSDKTNPKLCFLPTASGDDESYILKFYSFFSSLNCVPSYLSLFNPPTSDLEDFIMNKDIIYVGGGNTKNLLALWKEWNLHNILKKAYDSGIILAGLSAGAICWFEEGVTDSIPGELTKLECLGYLKGSSCPHYDYDKKRRPAFHRLLNSKEIQDGIAIDDGVALHYVNDELYKVISSSYKSKAYKVSLDGDEIREEPLSNITYLVNNELGK from the coding sequence ATGAAAAAGCAGATTATAGCCATGAGCAGTGGTGGGTTTTCTATGCAACCAGCTAACTCAATATTAGACTATTATGTTCTTAATCAAAGCGATAAAACCAATCCTAAGCTGTGTTTTTTACCGACGGCAAGTGGTGATGATGAAAGCTATATCCTAAAATTTTATAGTTTCTTTAGCAGTCTTAACTGTGTCCCAAGTTATTTATCATTATTTAATCCACCTACTAGTGATTTAGAAGACTTTATAATGAACAAGGATATTATATATGTTGGTGGAGGAAATACGAAAAATCTTCTTGCTTTGTGGAAAGAATGGAACCTTCACAATATACTAAAAAAAGCATATGATTCAGGCATTATTTTAGCAGGTTTAAGTGCTGGTGCTATATGTTGGTTTGAAGAAGGTGTAACGGATTCTATACCAGGTGAACTAACGAAATTAGAATGTTTAGGATATCTTAAGGGCAGTAGCTGCCCTCATTATGATTATGATAAAAAGCGCAGGCCTGCATTTCATAGACTCTTAAATTCAAAGGAGATACAAGATGGCATAGCCATAGATGATGGAGTGGCATTGCACTATGTCAATGATGAATTGTATAAAGTTATAAGTTCGAGCTACAAGTCTAAAGCCTATAAGGTTTCCTTAGATGGGGATGAAATAAGAGAAGAACCATTATCTAATATTACATATCTGGTGAATAATGAATTAGGCAAGTGA
- a CDS encoding MATE family efflux transporter has product MKRTEELGSESISKLLVKFSIPAIIGMLVNALYNVVDRIFVGNSEGSLAIAGITVAFPLVLVILACALLIGVGSASLISIRLGEQREEEARVILGNALSLLLIISFLITTGSILFLEPLLRLFGASDAVLPYAKEYTRIIMLGNFFFLVGIGMNNIIRAEGSPKIAMKTMMIGAFTNIVLDYLFIFVFGWGIRGAAVATVIAKGCAAAWVMYHFTFGSSSLKIESKYLRLKFNIVKLIIMVGSAQFALQLATSLFNFIMNKSLTIYGGDTALSGMGVMMSIMTLILMPIYGITQGMQPIIGFNYGAKKYDRVKDALKKGIIAATSLCMVGFFLIRVFPVQLVSLFNNEPELIAFGVRSLKVYMALLPLIGFQTVGSNYFQAIGKPKQAAFLSLTRQVIFLIPTLLILPRFLGLEGVLLSGPVADLSAFLITGFWVLNEAKKLDIDNLTEEEKMVVNPSDIS; this is encoded by the coding sequence ATGAAAAGGACCGAGGAGCTAGGTAGCGAAAGTATAAGTAAACTATTAGTAAAGTTTTCTATTCCAGCTATAATAGGAATGTTGGTAAATGCATTATATAATGTTGTTGATAGAATTTTTGTAGGGAATAGTGAAGGTTCATTAGCCATTGCAGGGATAACTGTTGCGTTTCCACTGGTGTTAGTAATTTTAGCTTGCGCTTTATTAATAGGAGTAGGTTCCGCATCACTAATATCAATTCGATTAGGTGAACAGAGAGAAGAGGAAGCCAGGGTTATTCTAGGTAATGCATTATCATTATTATTGATAATTTCATTTTTAATTACTACAGGGTCAATATTATTTTTAGAGCCACTTTTAAGATTATTTGGCGCAAGTGATGCTGTACTCCCTTATGCAAAGGAATACACTCGAATCATTATGTTGGGGAATTTTTTCTTCTTAGTAGGTATAGGAATGAACAACATTATTCGTGCAGAAGGAAGTCCTAAAATTGCTATGAAAACAATGATGATTGGTGCATTTACAAATATAGTTTTAGACTATCTATTTATATTTGTATTTGGATGGGGTATAAGAGGAGCTGCTGTCGCTACTGTAATAGCCAAAGGTTGCGCTGCAGCCTGGGTAATGTATCATTTTACTTTTGGAAGTAGCTCTTTAAAAATTGAGTCTAAGTATTTAAGGTTGAAATTTAATATTGTCAAATTAATAATAATGGTAGGTTCAGCTCAGTTCGCTCTGCAATTAGCAACTAGTTTATTTAACTTTATTATGAATAAAAGCTTAACTATTTATGGGGGAGATACAGCCCTATCAGGTATGGGAGTAATGATGAGTATAATGACTCTTATATTGATGCCTATATATGGAATAACACAAGGAATGCAACCTATAATAGGTTTTAATTATGGAGCTAAAAAATATGATAGAGTGAAAGATGCACTAAAAAAAGGAATTATTGCTGCAACTTCCTTATGTATGGTAGGATTTTTTTTAATCAGGGTATTTCCTGTACAATTAGTATCTCTATTTAATAATGAGCCAGAACTAATAGCTTTTGGAGTAAGATCTTTAAAAGTCTATATGGCCCTTCTGCCATTAATAGGATTTCAAACTGTTGGCTCAAATTATTTTCAAGCAATTGGTAAACCTAAACAGGCTGCTTTTCTAAGTTTAACTAGGCAAGTAATATTCTTAATTCCAACCTTATTAATACTTCCTAGGTTTTTAGGTTTAGAGGGGGTGCTTTTATCAGGACCAGTTGCAGATTTATCCGCTTTTCTAATAACTGGTTTTTGGGTGTTAAATGAGGCTAAAAAGTTAGATATTGATAATTTAACGGAGGAAGAAAAAATGGTTGTAAATCCAAGTGATATTAGCTAG
- the lepB gene encoding signal peptidase I has product MNKNEAIEWIKALGVSVILAAFLVMFARPTIVYGDSMNQTLQHKDILLTNQAYYKVKDFTYGDIIVFKSIENTNYIKRVIGVGGDVVKILNGVVYINDVELIEEYIFEDDYLSSDLEVIVPEGKVFVLGDNRNDSKDSRHWAVGLVDESIIVGRAYVRLFPFKNIGSI; this is encoded by the coding sequence ATGAATAAAAACGAAGCAATTGAATGGATTAAGGCCCTAGGAGTTTCCGTTATACTTGCAGCATTTTTAGTTATGTTTGCCAGACCAACAATAGTTTATGGAGATTCTATGAATCAAACATTACAGCATAAAGATATTTTACTGACTAATCAAGCTTATTATAAAGTAAAGGATTTCACCTATGGAGATATAATTGTATTTAAATCTATAGAAAACACAAATTATATTAAAAGGGTAATAGGTGTAGGTGGAGATGTAGTTAAAATCCTTAATGGTGTAGTCTATATTAATGATGTGGAATTAATTGAGGAATATATCTTTGAAGATGATTATTTATCTTCAGATTTGGAAGTAATAGTCCCAGAAGGCAAAGTATTTGTGTTAGGGGACAATAGAAATGATAGTAAGGATAGTAGGCATTGGGCAGTCGGGTTAGTTGACGAATCAATTATAGTTGGAAGAGCATATGTACGACTATTTCCATTTAAAAATATTGGTTCTATATAG
- a CDS encoding DUF4177 domain-containing protein — translation MHEYKFIKIDLKSGLRGRKPLQDYHEVIHEHASKGWRLVQIFAPPTIGYGAAEYFELIFERKK, via the coding sequence ATGCACGAATACAAATTTATAAAAATAGATTTAAAATCTGGTCTTAGAGGTAGAAAGCCACTTCAGGATTATCATGAAGTGATTCATGAACATGCTTCAAAAGGATGGCGTTTAGTACAAATTTTTGCTCCACCAACAATTGGGTATGGTGCAGCCGAATACTTTGAGCTTATATTTGAGAGAAAGAAATAA